From Penaeus vannamei isolate JL-2024 chromosome 40, ASM4276789v1, whole genome shotgun sequence, the proteins below share one genomic window:
- the LOC138860210 gene encoding uncharacterized protein yields MNSIKAVIVCCLLVAVSAGVDRRGGGRGSNRFLPGGFGGVHGGGLLGGGIHGGGIHGGSGIIGAGISNGPSECRYWCKTPEGQAYCCETVHEPETPVGTKPLDCPQVRPTCPRFHGPPTTCSNDYKCAGLDKCCFDRCLGEHVCKPPSFFNNHLPF; encoded by the exons ATGAAT AGCATCAAAGCCGTGATTGTGTGCTGCCTCCTGGTGGCCGTCTCCGCCGGTGTAGACCGAAGGGGAGGTGGACGAGGATCCAACAGATTCCTTCCTGGAGGCTTCGGTGGCGTCCACGGAGGCGGTCTCCTCGGCGGCGGAATCCATGGTGGAGGAATCCATGGTGGTAGTGGTATCATCGGCGCTGGAATCTCCAATGGCCCAAGCGAGTGCAGGTATTGGTGCAAGACTCCGGAGGGTCAAGCCTACTGCTGCGAGACGGTGCACGAACCAGAGACACCTGTTGGCACCAAGCCACTCGACTGCCCACAAGTCCGTCCCACATGCCCACGTTTCCATGGGCCCCCCACAACCTGTTCCAACGACTACAAGTGTGCTGGCCTCGATAAGTGTTGCTTCGACAGGTGTTTGGGAGAACACGTGTGCAAGCCTCCCTCATTCTTCAATAACCATCTCCCCTTTTAA
- the LOC113801824 gene encoding uncharacterized protein, translating into MNSIKAVIVCCLLVAVSAGVDRRGGGRGSNRFLPGGFGGVHGGGLLGGGIHGGGIHGGGIHGGFHGGSGIIGAGISNGPSECRYWCKTPEGQAYCCETVHEPETPVGTKPLDCPQVRPTCPRFHGPPTTCSNDYKCAGLDKCCFDRCLGEHVCKPPSFFNNHLPF; encoded by the exons ATGAAC AGCATCAAAGCCGTGATCGTGTGCTGCCTCCTGGTGGCCGTCTCCGCCGGTGTAGACCGAAGGGGAGGTGGACGAGGATCCAACAGATTCCTTCCTGGAGGCTTCGGTGGCGTCCACGGAGGCGGTCTCCTCGGCGGCGGAATCCATGGTGGCGGAATCCATGGTGGTGGAATTCATGGCGGATTCCATGGTGGTAGTGGTATCATCGGCGCTGGAATCTCCAACGGCCCAAGCGAGTGCAGATATTGGTGCAAGACTCCGGAGGGTCAAGCCTACTGCTGCGAGACGGTGCACGAACCAGAGACACCTGTTGGCACCAAGCCACTCGACTGCCCACAAGTCCGTCCCACATGCCCACGTTTCCATGGGCCCCCCACAACCTGTTCCAACGACTACAAGTGTGCTGGCCTCGATAAGTGTTGCTTCGACAGGTGTCTGGGAGAACACGTGTGCAAGCCTCCCTCATTCTTCAATAATCACCTTCCCTTCTAA